Below is a window of Chryseobacterium arthrosphaerae DNA.
GTATAAGAATGATTTTGAAGATTTCAATATACAGACCCGTACTTATGCAGATACAATTAAAAAGAAAGGCTTTTTCGGACGTTTAAAGGATGCGGTAACCGGTAAAGTGGATGTTCAGAAGGAAAGCACGGTTATTACATTAACGAATAACAAAACCATAGATATTTCTCAGGTAAAATCAAAGATGGACAATACCATAAAGTCTATGGATAAGCATTATGCCGCAGAAGTGAAGAAGGTTCAGCAGTATGCCGCACAGAGCCAGAAAGATAATTTAAGGTTTTACAGTACATTTGGTAAGCTGCTGGTCTACAGCAACGGTCTTATCGATGTGTATGAAAGTGCCATCAGGGATTTTAAAGCCGAACTGGAAAAAGAATACAACAAACAAAGCTCGGATAATAACAGAATAAGAACTAACCTTGTCCTCGGATTGATGGTTCTGATGTTCATTGTATCTATCCTGATCATGTATTTTACAAGAATGGCATTTATTTATGAGCAGAAGCTTAATGTAGCCAATAATGAAATTAAAAAGAATCTTAATTTCAAGAACAGAATACTGGGAATGCTGAGCCATGATCTGAGATCTCCTTTGAAGATTATTAATATTTTTATTGATAAAATTCACAGATCTACCGGTGATGAGACCATAAAAGACTATCTGAAGTCGATAAAGTTTACCAACAGTACTTTGCTGCTGCAGTCTAATCAGATCCTGGAATATACGAAGAATCAGGATGCTGAAAAGAAACTGATACAGTCTGTCTTTAATCTTAAAGAAGAGATCAGTTCTATTGTAAAGGTGATTAACCCTTATCTGGAAACGAGAAACAATAAATTTGTAGTAACGGACAGGATTCCTGAAGATGTGGTGGTGTACTCGGATAATATCAGGATCAATCAGATTTTCATGAATATTCTGGGGAATGCCAACAAATTCACAGAAAACGGACAGGTGGATCTTACTATGTTCACAGAACCGGTGGATAAAAATACCATTGCACTGATCACCACGGTAGGAGATACCGGAATTGGAATCTCCGAATCTGATCTGGGTAAAATTTTTGACCCTTACTATCAGGGAATGGTATCTGATGAGGTTGATAATCTGGGAGCAGGACTGGGTCTGAACCTGGTAAAAGAGATTGTAGAACTTTTCGATGGAGAAATATCAGTAACGAGCAAGCTGCATAAAGGCACAAAAATAACTTTCAGGATCAACTTAAATATAAATCATAATGGAACAGCCAATGGAAAATAAGGAAATTGTATTTCTTTTAGCAGATGACCACAGTATTGTAAGACAGGGGATGGAGATCGTCATCAGTGATATTGTTCCGGATGCTAAAATCTACCAGACTTCATCTTTACAACAGGTGGTAGAGCTTATAGAATCCAAAGGAATAGAGATGGCTATCATAGATGCCCATTTTCCGGATGGAAACAGCTTACACATTTTGCCACAGATGAAAGCCGCCAATCCTGATCTCAAGATTTTGATCTTTACAGGTCTTGAAGAAGATCTGCACGTTCTAAAATTTATTAAAGCAGGAGCGAACGGATATTTGAGTAAACTGAGTGAAGAGGAAGAAATAAAAGAAGCACTTACAACCTTTATACAAAAAGGAGAGTATTTCTCTGAGCTGTCCAGAAATTTATTGGTGCAGTTTGTCTATAATCCCAATCTGATCAGCCCTCTCAGCAGCCTTACCAAAAGAGAAATGGAAATTGCAGAAATGTATGCAGAAGGCTATGGTAATCTGGAAATTGCAAATAATTTAAACATAAAGCAAAATACTGTAAGTACCATCAAAAAAAATATCTTTGAGAAACTGAAAATTGAAAACCTGGTTGAGTTGATCGAACTCATAAAAACCCATCACAAAATATAGCTCCCGGAAGGGGTATTCCTTATTTCCTGTGTTTTATCGATAAATATCTATAGAATTGCCGACATGTATCGATGGTTTTTGTAGATGATTTTATTTCGCAATGTTGTTACTTTGTAGTATAAAATTTACCAAATAAAAAAAAGTATGGAAGTCCATAAAAATGCTTTTTTAAAAAGGTCAATTTTTAAGCAAAAACACACAATGATCATAACTATAAAAATAATAAACTATAGTTATATAAAACACAAGTGATGAAGAAGAATTATGCAAGTGATGAAATAAAATACATAAGCGTATAATAGCCTTTAGTAAGAGCTTCTTGAAAAAAGCCAAATGATAAAAAAAACACAAATTACTATAGGGAAGTTCATACAGGTTATTAGTACAAGTAAAAAGGAGACTGCAGTGTCTCCTTTTTTTATGCCATTCGGAGACTAATATTTTTACCTGTTTACTGATCGGTCAATGGAGTATTTTCCGCCTCCCAATGTCATAAGCGAAAGACAGATTCCCAGTACCAGCAGATGATATTCAAACCCTTCGGCACCGGCAGGCATCTTTCCGAACCAGTTCATGAAGAAACCATGGGAAGCATGATCTGTAACAATCATTCCTACAAATAAAGAAAAAACAGCTATGGCCGTAATTTTTGTCCATGCTCCCAGTAACAGAAATAAAGTTCCCAGACATTCGATGGCGATTGCAGTAGCAGCAACGATTGGTGAAAGTCCCACATGGGTGGTCATATAATCCATTTCTCCTTTTAGCCCCGGTCCTTCAAACCAACCGAATAATTTTTGGGCTGCATGGGGAAATAATACGATTCCTAAAGTGAGCCTTAGAATAAGCGGGGACCATGTATCATCTCCAGATACAATCCACTGTTTGATTGCTTTGTTCATTTTTTTTACAGGTTTTGATGAACAAAATTAATGCAGCATCTGTTGTTTTTCCTGTGATTTTTGGTACAAAAAAGTTGTGCGGTTTGTCACACGTTGGAAGGCTCGTCTCTATATTGCTGACCTTTGAGCCTGCTCAGTGTTTCACGGGTAATACCCAGGAAAGAAGCTATGTGCTGTTGGGAAAGACGCTGCTCAAACCAGCCGTATGATCTTGCAAATTCCTGATACCGCTCTTCAGCCGGCTTCTGCTGGAACAGGATCCTTTTCTGAAGAGAAATGAAAGCGCTCAGGAAGATCTGACGAAAGTAACTTTCCAAGGCAGGAATTTCTATAAAAAGCTGCTCCAGTCTGTTTTTTTCAATCATCAAAACCTCAGTATTTTCAATAGCTTCAATATTATAGACGGAGGGCTGGGCATGCATCATACTGTACCAGTCGGAGATCCACCAGTTTTCAAATGCAAACTGAACCGTATTTTCCCGGCCGTTCTCGCTGACCTCATATTGTCTCAGACAGCCTTTGATCACAAAAGAATCATAGGTACAGATGTTACCTTCCTGTAACAGATACTGTTTTCTGCGGAATTTCCGGTAAACCAATGCAGAGCAGAAAAGCTCTTTTTCCTGATCCGACAGGAGGACGTACTGGCTGATGTGGTTTACTATACCTTCGTATTGAGGAGCCATTTCGTATGATTTGGATGTTTATTCAAAGATAACTATTCTTTTGGTGGATCAGATTTCCTTTGAACTAAAAAATCTT
It encodes the following:
- a CDS encoding sensor histidine kinase, which codes for MKNKFLNFKLRKVVHYSLIICILSIQVIIAIFFYNEFVNGKKLQFIKNQLEDSRALGGLTDDSRKDFMAAQEHFQKYMATQDDKDLQSYFQSLKKLKLNFDKISEYENTSPRLKNALAQHKKDTLKVTQLKTLIDSVYQTSLNPPSKIEDKKYEPEKYKNDFEDFNIQTRTYADTIKKKGFFGRLKDAVTGKVDVQKESTVITLTNNKTIDISQVKSKMDNTIKSMDKHYAAEVKKVQQYAAQSQKDNLRFYSTFGKLLVYSNGLIDVYESAIRDFKAELEKEYNKQSSDNNRIRTNLVLGLMVLMFIVSILIMYFTRMAFIYEQKLNVANNEIKKNLNFKNRILGMLSHDLRSPLKIINIFIDKIHRSTGDETIKDYLKSIKFTNSTLLLQSNQILEYTKNQDAEKKLIQSVFNLKEEISSIVKVINPYLETRNNKFVVTDRIPEDVVVYSDNIRINQIFMNILGNANKFTENGQVDLTMFTEPVDKNTIALITTVGDTGIGISESDLGKIFDPYYQGMVSDEVDNLGAGLGLNLVKEIVELFDGEISVTSKLHKGTKITFRINLNINHNGTANGK
- a CDS encoding response regulator transcription factor, whose protein sequence is MEQPMENKEIVFLLADDHSIVRQGMEIVISDIVPDAKIYQTSSLQQVVELIESKGIEMAIIDAHFPDGNSLHILPQMKAANPDLKILIFTGLEEDLHVLKFIKAGANGYLSKLSEEEEIKEALTTFIQKGEYFSELSRNLLVQFVYNPNLISPLSSLTKREMEIAEMYAEGYGNLEIANNLNIKQNTVSTIKKNIFEKLKIENLVELIELIKTHHKI
- a CDS encoding Crp/Fnr family transcriptional regulator, translated to MAPQYEGIVNHISQYVLLSDQEKELFCSALVYRKFRRKQYLLQEGNICTYDSFVIKGCLRQYEVSENGRENTVQFAFENWWISDWYSMMHAQPSVYNIEAIENTEVLMIEKNRLEQLFIEIPALESYFRQIFLSAFISLQKRILFQQKPAEERYQEFARSYGWFEQRLSQQHIASFLGITRETLSRLKGQQYRDEPSNV
- a CDS encoding DoxX family protein — translated: MNKAIKQWIVSGDDTWSPLILRLTLGIVLFPHAAQKLFGWFEGPGLKGEMDYMTTHVGLSPIVAATAIAIECLGTLFLLLGAWTKITAIAVFSLFVGMIVTDHASHGFFMNWFGKMPAGAEGFEYHLLVLGICLSLMTLGGGKYSIDRSVNR